DNA from Syntrophales bacterium:
AAAGACGATAGAGGGCCGGGCCGCTTTCGGAATGGAATTATCCGAAATCAAAGGGTTTTCCTTCCCGCTCCACGAAGCGTTCGGAATCATTCCAAAAGTGGCCGTAACCCAGCAGAGTTTTGAAACCCTGAACGCCCAAAACGATTACCGCTGCGACCGGGATTTTGTAAAAAGGGCGCGGCTGTCTGCATTCCTGGCGGTTCCGATAACCGTTGCCCAAAAAACTTTGGGCGTATTCCTGCTGGAAACCGACGGAAAAAACTTCCACAGCGAAGGCGAAATCAAAACCATCTCCTTCTTCACCAACCAGGTCGGCATCGCCCTGGAAAACGCCCGGCTCTACCGGGAAGTGGAAGTTTTATCCCTGACCGACGGCTTAACCGGCCTTTACAACCACCGCCATTTCCAAAACTCCTTTAC
Protein-coding regions in this window:
- a CDS encoding GAF domain-containing protein, producing the protein MITDYPIVILAVILSIFSIFCAVKSGLAIVAAPVLLLTGLLFLIDKRQKVKLVASQSRYEGLLSANTIAQSFALATETEDTIEIILLALKEILPSSKRILLFWVKEEGGKKTIEGRAAFGMELSEIKGFSFPLHEAFGIIPKVAVTQQSFETLNAQNDYRCDRDFVKRARLSAFLAVPITVAQKTLGVFLLETDGKNFHSEGEIKTISFFTNQVGIALENARLYREVEVLSLTDGLTGLYNHRHFQNSFT